From Pseudomonas hormoni:
TCACCTGGACGGTGAGCGTTTGCGCCTGGATGACGGCGTCATGCTGGTGGACGACGCTACGCTGGTGTTGGCCCTGCGGATCAAAAGCACCTGGCTGGGACGCTTTATCGACCCGGCTGTCGAATTGTCGGGTGGCGATAATCCCGATCGACAAACCTTCGAGCGCGGTGCCAACGGGCTGCGCTATCTCAACCTCAGTGGTCAGGCGCAAGTGCTGTCGCGAGGCGAGTTGCGTCTGCGCGGACGTTTTTGCCGAGTGCTGGGCGAACCCGTGCTCTGGGCGTTCGAACAACCGGATTACCGCCGTCAGCGGGTGATGGTCATCGCACCTCACGCCGATGACGCCGAACTGGCGGCCTACAGTCTGTACAGTCAGGCCGACGAAGCCTGGATCGTCACCCTAACTGCCGGCGAAATCGAAGCAGAACATTATCAGCAGATCGGCCTGAACAAGGTCGAATCAGCGCGCCTCAAGGGGCGGCTGCGGGCCTGGGACAGCATCGCCGTGCCGCGCTGGGCCGGGGTGCCCGAAGCCCATTGCGTGCAGTTGGGCTATTTCTGCCTGCAGTTGGCGGCGATGCAGGCAGCGCCGTCCCGGCCAGTGGGGTCGCGGGAAGCGGAGATGGACGACACCCGACTGTTCCGCCAGTTGAACCCCTTTGCACTGCCGGGCGACACCGATGGTGCGCCGACCTGGAACAACCTGTTGGCCGACCTGCGCGAACTGCTGCTGCGGGCCCGCCCTGAAGTCATCGTGTTACCGCACCCGACGCTCGATCCGCACCCGGACCACATTTGCGCCCAACAAGCGATCCTTGAAGCATTGCGAGGCCTGGAGTGGCAGCCAACCACGTTGCTCGGTTATGCCAACCATTTGCATGACAACGATCGCTGGCCCATGGGGGATGCTGGCCATGGCATCGCACTGCCGCCCGCCTTCGATTCGTCGGTGCCGATGCAGCCTTACTGCCTTCCGGTTCCCGTGACACTTCAGCGAGATAAAGCCATGGCGCTGGGGATGATGCACGACCTGCAGCCGCGCATGCCATTCAAGCGGCGACTGCGTCGGTTGATACAGTGGCTCTTGGCCAGTAGAGTGACGCCCCTCTATGGCGAGAATGAATTCTTTCGCAAGGCGGTCAGACGCCAGGAACTGTTCTGGCTTCTGAAGCATGGCGAAACATCTGCGAAGCAGAACTGAAGTACAACTCTGCCTAGCATGGCGGCGATTCCAGCATTGATAGTGAGTTTTCCGTGATTAATCCATGCCCGCGTATTTTGTTTCTGATGCCTTATTTCGGCCGCTGGCCCTTCTGGATGCCGTTTTTTCTGGAGAGCTGCCGTCGTAATCCCGACATCGACTGGTTGTTCTTCACAGACTGCGGCGTTCCCGAGAATCTGCCGCCCAACGTGACCGTCGAATGCATGATGTTCAGCGATTACTGTGGACTGGTCTCCCAGCGGCTGGGGATCGACTTTGCGCCGACCCAGGCTTACAAACTGTGCGACATCAGGCCCGCGTTTGGTCTTATTCATGCCGACCGCCTGGAGGGCTATGATTTCTGGGCGTTCGGCGATATTGACTTGGTGTACGGCGACCTGCGCAGCTACTTCACTGCGGATCGGCTCGCCTCGTACGACCTGTACTCCACCCACGAGCGGCGAGTGGCCGGGCATCTTTGCCTGATCAGAAACACCCCCCGCAAGCGTGAGTTGTTCAGGCAGATCAAGGACTGGGAAGCGCGTTTCACCGATCAGAAGCATCATGCGATCGACGAAGGTGCGTTCAGTCGAATCTTTCTCTGGCGCAAGAATTTTCCCGAACCCTTGTTCAAACTGGTGGGCAAGTTCAACCCGTGGCGCCGACGCAGCGAATTCACCGAGGCATTCAGTACGCCGGGTGGTTGCATCAAGTGGCATGACGGGACCGATAATTTCCCGCACCAATGGTATTGGCGCGACGGCCATCTGACCAATGATCGCGATGGCGATCGCCGGTTTCCGTATTTTCATTTCGTTTGCTGGAAACGCAACGAGTGGCCACAGTTGCCTCAACCTGATCCGGCGGAGGTCAAGCGTCTCGCCGCTGAACCCGCCTGGGTGATCGATGCGACTGGTTTTCACCGGGGAGAGTTATGAGTCAGCGGTTAAAGGTTCTGCAGCTGCAGCCTGACTACAATGTCAAAGCCCATGACTTTGCCGACCTGGCGGAGCAGATCGTCAAGGCTTTGCCGGATGATCGCTATGAGGTGACCGCAGCGTTCCTGCGCGGCAAACCCGGGCCGGGCGAGGCCGTGAGCCGTGCCGCGCGTTCCGTTTATTTCGAGTTTTCCGACAAATCGCTCAAGGGCATGCGGCTGCGCGCCATGTGGCGGCTGTATCAGTTTTGCCGCAAAGAAAAATTCGATGTGGTGATCTGCAACCGCTTCAAGCCGGTCAATATGATGCTGACGCTCAACCGCTGGTTGAAAGTGCCATTGTGCATCGGTATCTCCCACGGCTTTGGTGAGTACGACCGGTTCTACAGACGTCGCCAGACCCAGCGCCTGATCGATAGTCACTGGTGTTTTGTCGGTGTGTCGCCGGCGGTCAAACAGTACCTGCTGGATTGTGACTGCGGTTTCACCGATCAAAACACCTATGCCATTACCAATGCGATCGACATCGAACAGGCCGAAGGCTTGCAACACAGCCGCGAACGCGCCCGTGAACTGCTCGGCATTGATCCGTCGGTGCGGTTGATCGGCGCGTTGGGCCGGTTGGTGCCGGTCAAGGGCCACACCTACCTGTTGCAGGCGTTTGCGGCACTCAAGGACAAGTACCCGAACACCCAGTTGGCGATCATCGGTGCCGGCCGCGAAGAGTCGCGCCTGGCCGCCGAGATCGAGCGTCTGGGCCTGAACGGGCGTGCACACCTGCTGGGCTTCAAGGAAAACGCCTTGCAGTACGTTCGCGCCTTTGACATCTGGACCATGCCATCGCTGGCCGAAGGTCTCGGGCTGGCATTGCTCGAAGGCATGAGCGGTCATCTTCCGGTCATCGCCTCCAACGTCCCCGCGATGTTGCCGCTGATTGAGGGCGCAGGCGGTCTGGCGATTACACCAAAGGATGTGCCGAGCCTGGTCGCGGCACTCGATAACTACCTTGGGCTGTCGGATGAGGCGCTCAAGACCAAGGGCGAACAGGCCTACCGTTATCTCCAGGAACAGCACGACATCGAGGTGTTCCGTCAGGAGTACCTGAACCTGATCGACTCCGGCTTGAGCAAGGCCCGCAAGGAACAATCATGAGCGACGCACAACCCATCGTCACGGTCATCATCGCGTCGTATAACCACGGTCGTTATATCGAGGACAGCATTCTCAGCGTCCTCAACCAGACCTATGCAAACATCGAGTTGCTGGTGGTCGATGATGGCTCCAGCGATGACAGTGTCGAGCGGATCAACGCCTTGCAGGCGCAACACGGCTTTGATTTCCGTGTTCAGCAGAACCAGGGGCTGACCAATACCCTCAACGGTGCCATTGCGCGCGCAAAGGGCAGTCTGATCGTGCCTTTCGGTTCCGATGACATCATGCTGCCCGAGCGCATCGCCACGCAGGTGGCTTACCTGGATGGCAAGCCCGAGGTCGGCATCTGCGCCGGCAACATCGAACTGATCGACGCCGACGGCAATCCGTACCCGGAGTCGCGTCAGCGCCGCGATGTGCCGTTCCGTCGCCTGGATTTCGATGACATGTTCCTGGAGCGCAAGCCCTATCCGCCGGCACCGACCCTGATGATCCGCCGCGAAGCGCTGGACAAGGTCGGCGGGTTCGATCCGAACATTCGTCTGGAAGATCTGCTGATCGAACTGAAAGTGACCCATGCGGGTTACTTCATTGATGGCTTGAACGTGCTGATGGCGCGCTATCGCAAGCACGCCACCAATTCCTACAAGAATCACCGCTTCATGATCGACAACATCCTGCGTACCTATGCGTTGTTCAGCGATCATCCGCTGTACGAGCACGTGCGCTACAAGTTTCTCAGTTCGATGTTCCTGAAAACCGCCAATCGAGACCGCAAGCTGGCGCGAGAGCTTCTGGCGCAGATTCCGTTCAGGGCGTGGAACAAGAAGACCTGGCGTGGCCTGGGCCGCCTGTTCTTGCCGTTGGAAAAGGATTGAACCGTGGGCTGGATTCAACGCTATCGGGAAAAACGCGCGAAACGAGCGATCAGAAAGCTGCCGAAGTTTGAGCGGGGCATGGCGCGTTTCAGGGCGCAATATCCGGACTACGCCTTTGGCCGTGGCAGTTATGGTGTGCCACAGGTCCATGACTGGAAGGAAGGCTCGACGCTGAGCATTGGTGCGTATTGCTCGATCGCTGAAGGCGTGCAGATTTTTCTCGGTGGCCACCATCGTGCGGATTGGGTCACCACATTCCCGTTCCCGGTAATGGTTGCGCAGGCCGCACATATCAGCGGTTACAGCGGCACCCACGGCGATGTGAACATCGGCAACGATGTGTGGCTGTGTTCAAACAGCACGATACTTTCAGGTGTGACCGTGGGGGACGGCGCAATCGTTGCCGCGGGCGCGCTAGTGACTCGCGATGTCGAGCCCTACGCGGTAGTCGGTGGCAATCCGGCGCGTTTCCTGCGTTGGCGCTTCCCTGAGGAGCAGCGTCTGCTGCTCCTTCAGAGTGCCTGGTGGAGCTGGCCGGAAGCCGAGTTGCACAGTCTGGCCGACAAACTCTGCAGCGATGATATCGAAGGCTTCCTTGCCTATGCCCGTCAGCGTCCGCCCGTCTGATCGTTCAAGGTTGACGAGCTGTACGGGCGAGGGTTTCGGTCATACATGAGCCCGCTCGGGCTGGTTGGCCGCCAGTACTTGCTTGTGCAGGTTATCCACCGCGGATTTCGATGCGGTCACGGCGTAGCCCTGAAGCAGTGCCTGGAAATGCTCTTCGAACAACCAGCGATGATCGACGGTGTAGCGCTGCATATGGCGCAGGTTGCGCTGACGCAGGGACAGGCTCAGTGACGAAGGGTAAATGCGCAGGTCCGCCACGTC
This genomic window contains:
- a CDS encoding PIG-L deacetylase family protein — its product is MSRKQQLLKRHRRNKRIGLLIALVLLIVIGVLVAWWLPLVLAVLGWIAHEAWFADHLFYSPKDDYAYSFPPYTPQPKIHLDGERLRLDDGVMLVDDATLVLALRIKSTWLGRFIDPAVELSGGDNPDRQTFERGANGLRYLNLSGQAQVLSRGELRLRGRFCRVLGEPVLWAFEQPDYRRQRVMVIAPHADDAELAAYSLYSQADEAWIVTLTAGEIEAEHYQQIGLNKVESARLKGRLRAWDSIAVPRWAGVPEAHCVQLGYFCLQLAAMQAAPSRPVGSREAEMDDTRLFRQLNPFALPGDTDGAPTWNNLLADLRELLLRARPEVIVLPHPTLDPHPDHICAQQAILEALRGLEWQPTTLLGYANHLHDNDRWPMGDAGHGIALPPAFDSSVPMQPYCLPVPVTLQRDKAMALGMMHDLQPRMPFKRRLRRLIQWLLASRVTPLYGENEFFRKAVRRQELFWLLKHGETSAKQN
- a CDS encoding DUF6625 family protein; its protein translation is MINPCPRILFLMPYFGRWPFWMPFFLESCRRNPDIDWLFFTDCGVPENLPPNVTVECMMFSDYCGLVSQRLGIDFAPTQAYKLCDIRPAFGLIHADRLEGYDFWAFGDIDLVYGDLRSYFTADRLASYDLYSTHERRVAGHLCLIRNTPRKRELFRQIKDWEARFTDQKHHAIDEGAFSRIFLWRKNFPEPLFKLVGKFNPWRRRSEFTEAFSTPGGCIKWHDGTDNFPHQWYWRDGHLTNDRDGDRRFPYFHFVCWKRNEWPQLPQPDPAEVKRLAAEPAWVIDATGFHRGEL
- a CDS encoding glycosyltransferase family 4 protein; this translates as MSQRLKVLQLQPDYNVKAHDFADLAEQIVKALPDDRYEVTAAFLRGKPGPGEAVSRAARSVYFEFSDKSLKGMRLRAMWRLYQFCRKEKFDVVICNRFKPVNMMLTLNRWLKVPLCIGISHGFGEYDRFYRRRQTQRLIDSHWCFVGVSPAVKQYLLDCDCGFTDQNTYAITNAIDIEQAEGLQHSRERARELLGIDPSVRLIGALGRLVPVKGHTYLLQAFAALKDKYPNTQLAIIGAGREESRLAAEIERLGLNGRAHLLGFKENALQYVRAFDIWTMPSLAEGLGLALLEGMSGHLPVIASNVPAMLPLIEGAGGLAITPKDVPSLVAALDNYLGLSDEALKTKGEQAYRYLQEQHDIEVFRQEYLNLIDSGLSKARKEQS
- a CDS encoding glycosyltransferase — translated: MSDAQPIVTVIIASYNHGRYIEDSILSVLNQTYANIELLVVDDGSSDDSVERINALQAQHGFDFRVQQNQGLTNTLNGAIARAKGSLIVPFGSDDIMLPERIATQVAYLDGKPEVGICAGNIELIDADGNPYPESRQRRDVPFRRLDFDDMFLERKPYPPAPTLMIRREALDKVGGFDPNIRLEDLLIELKVTHAGYFIDGLNVLMARYRKHATNSYKNHRFMIDNILRTYALFSDHPLYEHVRYKFLSSMFLKTANRDRKLARELLAQIPFRAWNKKTWRGLGRLFLPLEKD
- a CDS encoding CatB-related O-acetyltransferase: MGWIQRYREKRAKRAIRKLPKFERGMARFRAQYPDYAFGRGSYGVPQVHDWKEGSTLSIGAYCSIAEGVQIFLGGHHRADWVTTFPFPVMVAQAAHISGYSGTHGDVNIGNDVWLCSNSTILSGVTVGDGAIVAAGALVTRDVEPYAVVGGNPARFLRWRFPEEQRLLLLQSAWWSWPEAELHSLADKLCSDDIEGFLAYARQRPPV